A portion of the Brachionichthys hirsutus isolate HB-005 chromosome 6, CSIRO-AGI_Bhir_v1, whole genome shotgun sequence genome contains these proteins:
- the rufy1 gene encoding RUN and FYVE domain-containing protein 1 has protein sequence MADEREEVNTDVEESGAGEQPPESEVLEAPSDEGSSRWNGSGGAESSDPGDAEHGWSASLLSLARKATETISSGVSSAAAQRNPSQGLAASSPTGREPGSYQNNSPSILPVLPPKDPTSIERSNLLSMMKLSVKVLIQASLSLGRTLDSDYPPLQQFFVVLEHCLKHGLKARKSFIGQNKSIWGPLELVEKLCPESVNVATSARDLPGIKSGLGRARAWLHLALMQKKMADYMKALLDRKDLLSEFYDSGAFMMEEEGAVMGGLLVGLNVIDANLCIKGEDLDSQVAVIDFSLYLKDPANSDTRRDDSKMTAILDQKHYIEELNRHLSGTVTDLQAKMDSLEKTNSKLIVELTAATDRINSLRGEQETLRQENESIVHSSHKKEEAALQDSQVELETYKQTRQGLDEMYNVVWSQYKEEKRIRQDLERELELQVGLKQEMEVAMRLLEKDTHEKQDTLAALRLQLDQVKTLNVQMFHKVQDSKREAATKQAEAAQLELKMEEMENAMAELEQRLQDSERERKQNDQSDKDMRMELEGKVDALQKQMSDLETLRLGLENDLRAEREQRQSLQRSLQREQDNSGELRTQLQQLQGLHTELQELKQEKKQLQQRCEQQEQALQEMGQHLSQSKLKMEDFKEVNKALKGHAWLKDDEATQCKQCQKEFSIARRKHHCRNCGDIYCNSCSGNELALPSYPRPVRVCDVCNSLLLQRSSSTAS, from the exons ATGGCCGACGAGAGAGAGGAAGTAAACACAGATGTTGAGGAAAGCGGAGCAGGAGAGCAGCCACCGGAATCCGAAGTTTTGGAAGCCCCTTCGGACGAAGGCTCGAGCCGCTGGAATGGCTCCGGCGGCGCAGAGAGCTCGGATCCGGGGGATGCGGAGCACGGTTGGTCGGCTTCGCTCCTGTCTTTGGCTCGGAAGGCCACGGAGACGATTAGCAGCGGGGTGAGCTCCGCTGCCGCCCAGAGGAATCCCTCCCAAGGCTTAGCGGCGAGCTCCCCGACGGGAAGAGAGCCCGGAAGTTATCAAAACAACTCTCCGAGTATTCTTCCAG TTCTGCCCCCCAAGGACCCCACGTCAATAGAGAGATCCAACCTGCTCAGCATGATGAAGCTGAGCGTCAAGGTGTTAATCCAGGCCTCCCTGAGTCTGGGCCGGACGCTGGACTCGGACTATCCTCCCCTGCAGCAGTTCTTTGTTGTCCTGGAGCATTGCCTCAAACATGGCCTAAAAG CCAGGAAGTCCTTCATTGGTCAGAACAAGTCCATATGGGGTCCCCTGGAACTGGTGGAGAAGTTGTGTCCTGAGTCTGTTAACGTTGCTACAAGTGCAAGAGATCTGCCCGGCATTAA gaGTGGATTGGGCCGAGCGAGGGCGTGGCTGCATTTAGCACTCATGCAGAAGAAAATGGCCGACTACATGAAAGCTTTGCTGGATCGAAAGGATCTCCTGAG TGAGTTTTATGACTCTGGAGCATTCAtgatggaggaagagggggcAGTGATGGGAGGACTGTTGGTGGGTCTCAACGTCATTGACGCCAACCTCTGCATTAAAGGGGAGGATCTCGATTCTCAG GTGGCCGTGATTGACTTCTCCCTTTACCTGAAAGACCCCGCCAACAGCGACACTCGGAGAGA TGACTCCAAGATGACGGCCATATTGGATCAGAAGCACTACATCGAGGAGTTAAACCGTCACCTCAGTGGGACAGTCACTGACCTCCAGGCTAAGATGGACTCGCTAGAGAAGACCAACAGCAAGCTTATAGTGGAG CTGACGGCAGCAACAGACAGAATCAACTCGCTCCGAGGAGAGCAAGAAACTCTTAGACAGGAGAACGAGTCGATCGTGCACTCGAGCCATAAGAAGGAGGAG GCTGCACTTCAGGACAGTCAGGTGGAGCTGGAGACGTACAAACAGACTCGCCAAGGTCTGGATGAGATGTACAATGTGGTCTGGAGTCAGTATAAAGAAGAAAAGCGCATTCGCCAG gacCTGGAGCgcgagctggagctgcaggtggGCCTGAAGCAGGAGATGGAGGTAGCCATGAGGCTGCTGGAGAAGGACACGCACGAGAAACAGGACACGCTGGCAGCCCTGCGGCTTCAGCTGGACCAAGTCAAGACTCTCAATGTGCAAATGTTCCACAAAGTTCAG GACTCGAAACGGGAAGCGGCAACAAAACAAGCCGAGGCCGCGCAGCTGGAGCTGAAGATGGAAGAAATGGAGAACGCCATGGCGGAACTTGAGCAGAG GCTACAGGACTCTGAGCGAGAGCGGAAACAGAACGACCAGTCGGACAAAGATAtgaggatggagctggaggGAAAGGTGGATGCGTTGCAGAAACAGATGTCAGACCTGGAAACATTGAG ACTGGGCTTGGAGAACGATCTGCGTGCCGAGAGGGAACAGAGGCAGAGCCTGCAGAGATCTCTGCAGCGGGAACAGGACAACAGCGGCGAGCTCCGCACGCAGCTGCAGCAACTGCAGGGTCTGCACACG gagctgcaggaattgaagcaggagaagaagcagctgcagcaaagaTGCGAGCAGCAGGAACAGGCTCTCCAGGAGATGGGGCAGCATCTCAGCCA gTCCAAACTTAAGATGGAGGACTTCAAGGAGGTTAATAAAGCTCTCAAG GGCCACGCCTGGCTTAAAGATGACGAGGCCACGCAATGCAAGCAGTGCCAGAAGGAGTTCTCCATTGCACGCAGAAAG CACCACTGTCGAAACTGTGGCGACATCTACTGCAACAGTTGCTCCGGTAACGAGCTGGCCTTACCCTCCTACCCCCGACCTGTTCGGGTGTGCGACGTGTGCAACTccctcctgctgcagagaagCTCCTCCACGGCTTCCTGA
- the hbegfa gene encoding heparin-binding EGF-like growth factor a, with protein MRIVRAALLLIHALAAFRMAGGAAVDRHETDRQRQRAVFKFLDTTKDRRAEEESRSVSVTTEEYGREGEEEEYDDEYYEDEYEDGMSGDYELELPQVAMSSKPKDPAAILEAESSERKRRRGQGKKKGKGKGKKRNPCLKKYKGFCIHGTCQYLRDIRAPSCVCHLSYSGERCQFFTLPLEKPQEGYNRTTALAVVAVVLSSVCLVIIGLLLLLRFHKRGAYDVESEEKVKLGLASNH; from the exons ATGAGGATTGTCCGTGCTGCGCTCCTGCTGATCCACGCCTTGG CGGCGTTCAGAATGGCCGGCGGCGCTGCAGTCGACAGGCATGAAACTGACAGGCAGCGGCAACGGGCAGTTTTCAAGTTTCTGGACACGACCAAAGACAggagggcagaggaggagagcaggagtgtGAGCGTCACGACGGAGGAGTACGGCCgggaaggcgaggaggaggagtacgATGACGAGTATTATGAGGACGAGTACGAAGACGGCATGTCTGGGGACTATGAATTGGAATTGCCACAAG TTGCCATGTCAAGCAAGCCCAAAGACCCTGCCGCCATCCTGGAGGCTGAAAGCAGCGAACGGAAGAGACGGAGGGGACAGGGCAAGAAGAAGGGCAAAGGCAAGGGGAAGAAGAGGAATCCGTGCCTGAAGAAGTACAAGGGCTTCTGCATTCACGGCACCTGCCAGTACCTGAGGGACATCCGCGCCCCGTCCTGCGT gtgccACCTGAGTTACTCTGGAGAAAGATGCCAGTTTTTCACGCTGCCGCTGGAGAAGCCCCAGGAGGGCTACAACCGAACCACGGCTCTGGCCGTGGTGGCTGTGGTGCTGTCATCCGTCTGCCTCGTCATCATCGGCCTGTTGCTATTGCTCAG GTTTCACAAACGAGGCGCATACGATGTAGAAAGCGAAGAGAAGGTCAAACTCGGGTTGGCCTCCAACCATTGA